The following coding sequences lie in one Miscanthus floridulus cultivar M001 chromosome 9, ASM1932011v1, whole genome shotgun sequence genomic window:
- the LOC136484069 gene encoding transcription factor BHLH062-like isoform X1: protein MVADTESSDSLPGSSNAASEKPANGLASKSIHPKKTHKAEREKLKRDQLNDLFVELGSMLDLDRQNTGKATVLGDAARVLRDLITQVESLRKEQCALVSERQYVRSEKNELQEENNSLKSQISELQNELCARMRNSSLNQNSLGMSLPVANTVGADLATHPMPQQMWSNISNLSSVAMAHPTNTATLLHSQDHSADVGQGYAPQPRELQLFPGASSSPERGCSWLGSDQATSSRLTDSLPGQLCLSLPQSSQEGSSSGVPHSRKERRNGLPTDNT, encoded by the exons ATGGTGGCTGACACAGAAAGCTCAGATTCACTGCCTGGCAGTTCAAATGCTGCTTCTGAGAAGCCTGCTAATGGGTTAGcctcaaa GTCTATTCACCCAAAGAAAACACATAAAGCTGAACGAGAGAAGCTTAAACGTGATCAGTTGAATGACCTTTTTGTTGAGCTGGGCAGTATGCTAG ATCTTGATCGACAAAATACTGGAAAAGCTACAGTGTTAGGTGATGCTGCACGAGTACTGCGAGATCTAATTACCCAAGTAGAATCTCTTAGGAAGGAACAATGTGCTCTTGTATCGGAACGCCAATAT GTCAGGTCAGAGAAGAATGAGCTGCAAGAGGAGAACAACTCGCTCAAATCACAAATATCAGAACTACAAAATGAGCTCTGTGCAAGGATGCGGAACAGCAGCCTCAATCAAAACAGCCTTGGGATGTCACTTCCAGTTGCGAACACTGTAGGTGCTGATCTGGCAACTCACCCTATGCCACAGCAGATGTGGAGCAACATTTCTAATTTAAGCTCTGTGGCCATGGCACACCCAACAAATACAGCAACTCTGTTACACAGCCAGGACCACTCTGCTGATGTTGGTCAAGGCTATGCGCCCCAACCTCGGGAGCTGCAGCTGTTTCCAGGTGCATCATCTTCACCAGAGCGTGGATGTTCCTGGCTAGGAAGCGACCAGGCCACATCGTCGAGGCTGACAGATTCCTTGCCAGGGCAGCTGTGCCTAAGCCTTCCACAGTCATCTCAGGAAGGAAGCAGCAGCGGTGTACCACACAGCAGAAAGGAACGGCGGAACGGTTTGCCAACTGACAACACTTGA
- the LOC136484069 gene encoding transcription factor BHLH062-like isoform X3 yields the protein MLLLRSLLMDLDRQNTGKATVLGDAARVLRDLITQVESLRKEQCALVSERQYVRSEKNELQEENNSLKSQISELQNELCARMRNSSLNQNSLGMSLPVANTVGADLATHPMPQQMWSNISNLSSVAMAHPTNTATLLHSQDHSADVGQGYAPQPRELQLFPGASSSPERGCSWLGSDQATSSRLTDSLPGQLCLSLPQSSQEGSSSGVPHSRKERRNGLPTDNT from the exons ATGCTGCTTCTGAGAAGCCTGCTAATGG ATCTTGATCGACAAAATACTGGAAAAGCTACAGTGTTAGGTGATGCTGCACGAGTACTGCGAGATCTAATTACCCAAGTAGAATCTCTTAGGAAGGAACAATGTGCTCTTGTATCGGAACGCCAATAT GTCAGGTCAGAGAAGAATGAGCTGCAAGAGGAGAACAACTCGCTCAAATCACAAATATCAGAACTACAAAATGAGCTCTGTGCAAGGATGCGGAACAGCAGCCTCAATCAAAACAGCCTTGGGATGTCACTTCCAGTTGCGAACACTGTAGGTGCTGATCTGGCAACTCACCCTATGCCACAGCAGATGTGGAGCAACATTTCTAATTTAAGCTCTGTGGCCATGGCACACCCAACAAATACAGCAACTCTGTTACACAGCCAGGACCACTCTGCTGATGTTGGTCAAGGCTATGCGCCCCAACCTCGGGAGCTGCAGCTGTTTCCAGGTGCATCATCTTCACCAGAGCGTGGATGTTCCTGGCTAGGAAGCGACCAGGCCACATCGTCGAGGCTGACAGATTCCTTGCCAGGGCAGCTGTGCCTAAGCCTTCCACAGTCATCTCAGGAAGGAAGCAGCAGCGGTGTACCACACAGCAGAAAGGAACGGCGGAACGGTTTGCCAACTGACAACACTTGA
- the LOC136484069 gene encoding transcription factor BHLH062-like isoform X2: MVADTESSDSLPGSSNAASEKPANGSIHPKKTHKAEREKLKRDQLNDLFVELGSMLDLDRQNTGKATVLGDAARVLRDLITQVESLRKEQCALVSERQYVRSEKNELQEENNSLKSQISELQNELCARMRNSSLNQNSLGMSLPVANTVGADLATHPMPQQMWSNISNLSSVAMAHPTNTATLLHSQDHSADVGQGYAPQPRELQLFPGASSSPERGCSWLGSDQATSSRLTDSLPGQLCLSLPQSSQEGSSSGVPHSRKERRNGLPTDNT; the protein is encoded by the exons ATGGTGGCTGACACAGAAAGCTCAGATTCACTGCCTGGCAGTTCAAATGCTGCTTCTGAGAAGCCTGCTAATGG GTCTATTCACCCAAAGAAAACACATAAAGCTGAACGAGAGAAGCTTAAACGTGATCAGTTGAATGACCTTTTTGTTGAGCTGGGCAGTATGCTAG ATCTTGATCGACAAAATACTGGAAAAGCTACAGTGTTAGGTGATGCTGCACGAGTACTGCGAGATCTAATTACCCAAGTAGAATCTCTTAGGAAGGAACAATGTGCTCTTGTATCGGAACGCCAATAT GTCAGGTCAGAGAAGAATGAGCTGCAAGAGGAGAACAACTCGCTCAAATCACAAATATCAGAACTACAAAATGAGCTCTGTGCAAGGATGCGGAACAGCAGCCTCAATCAAAACAGCCTTGGGATGTCACTTCCAGTTGCGAACACTGTAGGTGCTGATCTGGCAACTCACCCTATGCCACAGCAGATGTGGAGCAACATTTCTAATTTAAGCTCTGTGGCCATGGCACACCCAACAAATACAGCAACTCTGTTACACAGCCAGGACCACTCTGCTGATGTTGGTCAAGGCTATGCGCCCCAACCTCGGGAGCTGCAGCTGTTTCCAGGTGCATCATCTTCACCAGAGCGTGGATGTTCCTGGCTAGGAAGCGACCAGGCCACATCGTCGAGGCTGACAGATTCCTTGCCAGGGCAGCTGTGCCTAAGCCTTCCACAGTCATCTCAGGAAGGAAGCAGCAGCGGTGTACCACACAGCAGAAAGGAACGGCGGAACGGTTTGCCAACTGACAACACTTGA